The Opitutaceae bacterium genome has a window encoding:
- a CDS encoding ABC transporter permease: MTMLEEKPEIVIAPSKGWARIDFKDLFDHRDLIFLMVGRDFAAKYRQTILGPAWFVIQPLLTTIVFTVIFGNVAKISTDGTPKFLFYLSGLLGWGYFSGVLNHTGNIFVTQKGLMTKVYFPRLVLPLTASLSQLIALSIQIATFLGFYTYYLFFTAWGDEIRLNWVILLFPLMILQAGVLGLGVGFITSAASAKYRDLNFLLSFLVQIWMYATPIIYPFSKIPEKYQLWMALNPMTTIVETIKYGFLGVGGVSMANFLISLTVSLAVFFFGAAIFKRTERRFVDTV; this comes from the coding sequence ATGACCATGCTTGAAGAAAAACCCGAAATCGTGATCGCGCCGTCTAAAGGGTGGGCAAGAATCGATTTCAAGGATCTATTTGATCACCGGGATTTAATTTTCCTGATGGTCGGACGGGACTTTGCTGCCAAGTACCGGCAGACCATTCTGGGACCGGCGTGGTTCGTCATTCAACCCCTTCTGACCACGATCGTTTTCACGGTGATCTTTGGCAATGTTGCCAAGATTTCGACCGACGGGACTCCAAAGTTTCTGTTCTATTTGAGTGGGTTGCTTGGGTGGGGCTATTTCTCCGGGGTGCTGAACCATACGGGAAATATCTTTGTGACTCAAAAGGGATTGATGACAAAGGTCTATTTTCCGCGTCTGGTTTTGCCACTTACAGCCTCCCTGTCACAATTGATTGCCCTTTCGATCCAGATCGCGACTTTCCTCGGTTTCTATACCTACTATCTCTTTTTCACGGCCTGGGGTGACGAGATACGGCTGAATTGGGTCATCCTGCTCTTCCCTCTCATGATCCTGCAAGCGGGAGTGCTGGGTTTGGGAGTCGGGTTTATTACGTCGGCGGCCTCGGCCAAATACCGGGATCTGAATTTTCTGCTCAGCTTTTTGGTCCAGATCTGGATGTATGCGACGCCGATCATCTACCCATTCTCGAAGATTCCGGAGAAATACCAATTGTGGATGGCGCTGAATCCGATGACGACAATTGTCGAAACGATCAAATACGGATTCCTTGGAGTCGGCGGCGTTTCTATGGCGAATTTCCTGATCTCCCTCACCGTCTCGCTTGCCGTTTTCTTCTTTGGCGCGGCGATTTTCAAGCGGACCGAACGTCGGTTTGTCGATACGGTCTGA
- a CDS encoding ABC transporter ATP-binding protein, protein MIEISGLSKRYRLGKIGARTLRDELQLFTERWRNRKTADSVRADRPEDFWALRDIEFSVEQGEVLGLIGRNGAGKSTLLKILSRITEPTFGKAVLRGSVGSLLEVGTGFHPELTGMDNIFLNGAILGMDKAEIRRKLDEIIAFSGIERHIETPVKRYSSGMIVRLGFAVAAHLEPDILIVDEVLAVGDAEFQRKCIGKMQDVAGHGRTVIFVSHQMGTIQQLCTRCVSLHQGRVVDSGPTADVVSNYLNSYEEEAGVAFTEENPYRTGSREVRLTDGRIVDSDGRSVTSVVAGADYAFEFDYVTDNDDLPFTCLVKVHNQRGIDIVHFSTQFEGVRMRTAGGEGRVRCAVQRLPLPLGKYRVEVVIEAFGRATDSIPNAFYFMVDSSVFFSSGRTPRDSQCAVLVDHDWSHDARTSKPQISK, encoded by the coding sequence ATGATCGAAATCAGCGGCCTTTCCAAGCGTTACCGACTTGGCAAGATCGGGGCACGAACCCTGCGAGATGAATTGCAGCTGTTTACGGAGAGATGGCGGAACCGAAAGACGGCTGATTCGGTAAGAGCGGATCGACCGGAGGATTTTTGGGCGTTGCGCGATATCGAGTTCTCCGTGGAACAGGGTGAGGTGCTTGGCCTAATCGGCCGAAATGGAGCTGGGAAATCGACCCTCCTCAAGATCTTGAGTCGGATAACGGAACCAACGTTCGGAAAGGCTGTTCTGCGAGGTTCTGTTGGCAGCCTGCTTGAGGTGGGAACCGGTTTTCACCCGGAGCTTACCGGTATGGACAACATTTTCCTGAACGGTGCCATACTCGGGATGGACAAAGCGGAGATCCGGCGGAAATTGGATGAGATTATCGCCTTTTCCGGGATCGAGCGGCATATCGAAACACCCGTCAAGAGATACTCAAGTGGCATGATTGTCAGACTTGGATTTGCGGTGGCCGCTCATCTCGAGCCCGACATCTTGATCGTTGATGAAGTGTTGGCGGTGGGTGATGCCGAATTTCAAAGGAAGTGCATCGGAAAGATGCAGGATGTGGCCGGGCACGGGCGCACCGTGATCTTCGTCAGTCATCAAATGGGGACAATCCAGCAATTGTGCACCCGATGTGTTTCCTTGCATCAGGGCCGCGTGGTTGATTCGGGCCCGACCGCCGATGTGGTTTCCAACTACCTGAACAGCTACGAAGAGGAGGCAGGAGTGGCGTTTACGGAAGAGAACCCCTATCGAACCGGATCCAGGGAGGTCAGGTTGACCGATGGTCGGATAGTTGATTCTGACGGCCGTTCGGTTACTTCGGTCGTTGCAGGGGCGGACTACGCCTTCGAGTTCGACTATGTGACCGACAATGATGACCTGCCCTTTACCTGCCTGGTCAAAGTTCACAACCAGAGAGGTATCGACATCGTCCACTTCTCGACACAATTCGAGGGGGTTCGCATGCGAACCGCTGGTGGCGAGGGTCGAGTTCGTTGTGCTGTGCAACGGCTGCCGCTACCGCTCGGAAAGTACCGGGTTGAGGTTGTTATCGAAGCATTTGGCCGGGCGACTGATTCGATACCCAACGCATTCTATTTCATGGTCGATTCGAGCGTCTTTTTTTCCAGCGGGCGGACCCCCAGGGACAGTCAATGTGCTGTTCTGGTGGATCATGACTGGAGTCACGACGCCCGGACCTCCAAACCTCAGATTTCAAAGTAA
- a CDS encoding PEP-CTERM sorting domain-containing protein (PEP-CTERM proteins occur, often in large numbers, in the proteomes of bacteria that also encode an exosortase, a predicted intramembrane cysteine proteinase. The presence of a PEP-CTERM domain at a protein's C-terminus predicts cleavage within the sorting domain, followed by covalent anchoring to some some component of the (usually Gram-negative) cell surface. Many PEP-CTERM proteins exhibit an unusual sequence composition that includes large numbers of potential glycosylation sites. Expression of one such protein has been shown restore the ability of a bacterium to form floc, a type of biofilm.), with protein sequence MKKFLCLTSATFIGVVSQATGALTVSNVGASDLATELRALNKTDWALAVSSGSLATSAGWLVKNNTIDDGPVTIVAGTTVLVESIYKSASFENEFGVVTAGPTFGPTLLTNLNLNESKKITSESSDTQELGFATDLGGMSPGGAAGIVSSSMNDNVWTFVGGTSNKTHLLWLLEDIKVGVPNRDSDFNDFIVLGTISAVPEPATIISFIAVGFLGFVTWRNRRKARN encoded by the coding sequence ATGAAAAAGTTTCTCTGTCTTACTTCGGCGACGTTTATTGGGGTTGTTTCCCAGGCAACGGGAGCCTTAACCGTCTCGAATGTCGGCGCCTCTGATCTGGCGACCGAACTTCGGGCCCTGAACAAGACCGATTGGGCCCTGGCCGTCAGTTCCGGCTCGCTGGCGACAAGCGCGGGATGGCTCGTCAAGAACAATACCATCGACGATGGTCCGGTCACGATTGTAGCTGGAACAACGGTTCTGGTTGAGAGCATTTACAAAAGTGCCTCCTTCGAAAATGAGTTCGGGGTGGTTACGGCCGGTCCGACCTTTGGCCCGACCTTGCTGACCAACCTCAACCTCAATGAGAGCAAGAAGATCACCTCGGAATCGAGCGATACCCAGGAGCTGGGCTTTGCCACGGATCTGGGTGGTATGAGCCCGGGTGGGGCTGCCGGGATCGTCTCCTCATCGATGAACGACAATGTCTGGACCTTTGTCGGTGGCACCTCGAACAAGACGCACCTGCTCTGGTTGCTCGAAGATATCAAAGTCGGTGTGCCCAACCGGGACAGCGATTTCAACGATTTCATCGTTCTCGGCACCATCAGTGCGGTTCCGGAGCCTGCCACGATTATTTCTTTTATTGCGGTTGGTTTTCTCGGATTCGTCACCTGGCGCAATCGTCGCAAGGCCAGAAACTGA
- a CDS encoding sulfotransferase, with the protein MILPNFLIIGASKAATTSLYHHLAAHPEVFMSRVKEVNFFAYSPTGLGFPPEWEKDKHHQFPAKTIEEYAALFDDAIGCKATGEASPLYLDSPLAPEAIRKRLPDVRLIVSLRNPVDRILSDFKMRLRCGFSTDSFEEAFQPGKQLYELGFVSGLLGNYLDRFDRRQIKMLLFDDIVSAPASVMADVYRFLDVSDAFVPDLERRYNSAPDRRTKRTGSGLRGWAVRLKRRLLSGIKSGDKVTRDTPGLTSDDLAKYREHLAITYGEEIRRLEAMIGRDLSGWIPRA; encoded by the coding sequence ATGATCCTTCCCAACTTCCTGATCATCGGAGCGTCGAAGGCAGCGACGACGTCTCTCTATCATCACCTTGCCGCTCACCCGGAAGTATTCATGAGCCGGGTGAAGGAGGTCAATTTCTTTGCGTATTCACCGACGGGGCTGGGCTTTCCACCGGAGTGGGAGAAGGACAAGCATCACCAGTTTCCGGCGAAAACGATTGAGGAATACGCTGCGTTGTTTGATGACGCTATCGGCTGCAAAGCGACGGGTGAAGCCTCGCCTCTCTACCTTGACAGCCCATTGGCTCCGGAGGCCATCCGCAAGAGGCTCCCGGATGTGCGGCTGATCGTCAGCCTTAGAAACCCGGTGGATCGGATCCTGTCGGACTTCAAGATGCGCCTCCGATGCGGGTTCTCAACGGATTCGTTTGAGGAGGCCTTCCAACCGGGGAAGCAACTCTACGAATTGGGTTTTGTATCCGGTCTGCTCGGGAATTACTTGGATCGTTTTGATCGGAGGCAGATCAAGATGCTTCTTTTCGATGATATCGTCTCGGCCCCGGCGTCCGTCATGGCCGATGTCTATCGATTTCTCGATGTATCCGATGCGTTCGTGCCTGACCTGGAGCGGCGTTACAATTCCGCTCCGGATCGTCGAACGAAGAGAACCGGTTCCGGCCTTCGCGGATGGGCTGTCAGGTTAAAGCGGAGATTGCTTTCCGGAATCAAGTCTGGAGACAAGGTCACCCGAGATACCCCGGGGCTGACGAGCGACGATCTCGCGAAATATCGGGAGCATCTCGCTATCACCTACGGAGAGGAAATCAGACGGCTCGAGGCGATGATTGGAAGGGACCTGAGTGGTTGGATTCCTAGAGCCTGA
- a CDS encoding glycosyltransferase family 4 protein produces MMHFGFVEKGYPGPAGGGGAGTFVQVMGRHLVKEGHRVTVVATSRDRQRMEENDEGVRVVRLPVGRDRMMKIFALPGAYAFRHMARHLCRGWMVAREIDRLNADRPFDLVEYSEGGDYWHGRRRRFKLVSHLHGSRYTFLKQSGRPVDAAEWRQRKLELSFIRSADWVFSPSRALAGIVEEEAACRLTHLTIQPYPLDAESASEAVRSSRTSGEMKVIFAARNDPVKGGDVLLSSVNHVEASGGGILFDFYGYAPKPGQLLPRSVRVHGFVPRKTLLDCYKEADVAVIPSFWDNSPNTIYEAMAAGLPVIGSSVGGIPELVSHGETGFLVEARDFRGIAARLLEFRDNPQMRIFMGAAARERIMHLANPEANLQARLAVYESIVSTNPVRPLVTEP; encoded by the coding sequence ATGATGCATTTCGGCTTTGTTGAGAAGGGTTACCCGGGGCCCGCCGGAGGAGGCGGGGCCGGTACCTTTGTCCAGGTGATGGGGCGTCACCTGGTGAAAGAGGGTCACCGCGTGACGGTTGTCGCCACGAGTCGTGACCGGCAGAGGATGGAGGAGAATGACGAAGGGGTTCGGGTGGTCCGTCTCCCGGTGGGGCGTGACCGGATGATGAAGATCTTTGCCCTTCCCGGTGCGTACGCCTTTCGCCATATGGCGCGTCACCTCTGCCGCGGGTGGATGGTTGCGCGAGAGATTGATCGCCTGAACGCCGATCGACCGTTTGATCTCGTGGAGTATTCCGAAGGAGGGGATTATTGGCACGGAAGGCGTCGGAGGTTCAAGTTGGTCTCCCATCTTCACGGATCCCGCTATACATTCCTCAAACAATCCGGCCGACCGGTCGATGCGGCCGAATGGCGCCAGCGCAAGCTGGAACTTTCCTTCATTCGGAGTGCGGATTGGGTCTTCTCGCCGAGTCGAGCCCTTGCTGGAATTGTGGAGGAAGAAGCCGCCTGCCGATTGACGCACCTTACCATTCAACCGTACCCGTTGGATGCCGAGTCTGCGTCGGAAGCGGTCAGGTCGTCTCGGACGTCCGGGGAGATGAAGGTCATTTTTGCCGCGCGGAACGACCCGGTCAAAGGGGGGGATGTTCTTCTGAGTTCGGTCAATCATGTCGAAGCCTCCGGGGGAGGGATCCTGTTTGATTTCTATGGTTATGCTCCCAAGCCCGGCCAGCTGCTTCCTCGTTCAGTTCGAGTGCATGGCTTCGTCCCGAGGAAGACGCTTCTTGACTGTTATAAGGAAGCCGATGTGGCGGTGATTCCGTCGTTCTGGGACAACTCACCGAACACGATCTACGAGGCGATGGCCGCTGGTTTGCCGGTCATCGGATCCTCAGTAGGAGGCATCCCGGAACTGGTCAGCCACGGAGAGACAGGATTCCTAGTTGAGGCGAGGGACTTCCGCGGGATCGCCGCACGTCTATTGGAATTCAGGGACAATCCGCAGATGCGAATTTTCATGGGCGCCGCCGCTCGTGAGAGGATCATGCACCTGGCGAATCCTGAAGCCAACCTGCAGGCACGTCTTGCGGTCTACGAATCGATTGTTTCGACCAATCCGGTTCGCCCTCTTGTCACCGAACCATGA
- a CDS encoding exosortase/archaeosortase family protein codes for MTTPTDKGTGQEPVIPIRSGPGRLAIMLLVLSAVIVWMNWAFQLSIFWDAKSYYNYGWVVPVLALFLIWRRLGDRPTPVPPSVLDCVFVVGAFLILPFVQLFTEAIPNWRMIAWIHTGTVIFLSLGIAILMGGRRFGAHLFFPIAFLVTALPWPQRYEIPIISGLTDGVVHFTVECLRFFAVPAIYTGNVIEVGSQTVMVGDVCSGIRSLQALVMVGLFFGELFRHGIGKRLLLVFTAGFFAFAFNCFRALTLTLVVLYGEPGMFDAWHDWVGALAFGGSCLGLFLVSEWLNRGEKTTGGGAQSQKSFWDFNPIRPAFARLALSWIVLSFVLIEWWFARHDQDAPVGESLIMNWPDPSAESGFQFLDVPNNVQEFLRYDHGQRAEFYLPDGSRIEIYFLTWDRGILGMEAVDNHSPDICMVRNGGAVVEARTAPKEFDLLSSQIPFDTYQMRYPQIDQSFQTFRAVWLRGSESELNDVVSFRTRNQSITDHFRGAVERIRVGRRNFPVAMLLIGIEGKANIDDAWSAVEKILHSALVIEDVETEDLKP; via the coding sequence TTGACCACTCCAACTGACAAAGGCACCGGTCAGGAGCCAGTCATCCCGATCCGTTCCGGACCGGGTCGCCTTGCCATCATGCTGCTCGTCCTTTCAGCCGTGATCGTCTGGATGAATTGGGCTTTCCAGCTTTCGATTTTCTGGGACGCGAAATCCTACTACAATTACGGATGGGTAGTTCCCGTTCTCGCCCTCTTTCTCATCTGGCGGCGATTAGGCGACCGCCCCACGCCTGTTCCGCCGTCGGTCCTGGATTGCGTCTTCGTGGTGGGAGCGTTTCTTATTTTGCCCTTCGTTCAGTTGTTCACGGAGGCCATCCCAAATTGGAGGATGATCGCCTGGATTCATACTGGAACTGTGATTTTCCTATCCCTCGGTATTGCCATCCTGATGGGAGGGCGCCGGTTTGGTGCGCACCTCTTTTTCCCCATTGCATTCCTCGTGACGGCGCTTCCTTGGCCTCAGCGTTACGAGATTCCAATCATTTCGGGTCTGACCGATGGAGTCGTCCACTTCACAGTCGAATGTCTCCGATTCTTTGCCGTTCCCGCAATATACACCGGCAACGTCATCGAAGTGGGCAGCCAGACCGTAATGGTCGGCGACGTCTGCAGCGGCATTCGATCGCTCCAGGCGCTCGTCATGGTCGGCCTTTTTTTTGGCGAACTCTTCCGACACGGTATTGGAAAGCGGCTTCTCCTCGTTTTCACCGCCGGCTTCTTTGCGTTTGCTTTCAACTGCTTCAGGGCGCTCACCCTGACTCTGGTGGTCCTCTACGGAGAACCTGGCATGTTCGACGCTTGGCACGATTGGGTCGGAGCTCTGGCCTTCGGAGGATCCTGTCTCGGCCTCTTTCTCGTCTCGGAATGGCTCAACCGAGGAGAGAAGACGACCGGTGGTGGCGCACAGTCACAGAAATCCTTCTGGGACTTCAACCCGATTCGTCCGGCCTTCGCACGGCTCGCACTCAGTTGGATCGTTCTGTCATTTGTTCTGATCGAGTGGTGGTTCGCGAGGCACGACCAGGATGCACCGGTCGGCGAATCCCTCATCATGAACTGGCCAGATCCTTCGGCCGAGTCAGGGTTTCAATTTCTGGACGTACCTAATAATGTCCAGGAATTCCTTCGTTACGATCACGGCCAGCGGGCAGAGTTCTATCTGCCCGACGGAAGTCGCATAGAAATCTACTTTCTGACCTGGGACCGCGGGATACTTGGAATGGAGGCGGTCGATAATCATTCGCCAGACATCTGCATGGTCCGAAATGGAGGCGCCGTGGTCGAAGCAAGAACGGCTCCGAAGGAATTCGATCTACTATCTTCGCAGATTCCATTTGATACCTACCAGATGCGCTACCCCCAGATCGATCAATCCTTTCAGACGTTCAGAGCAGTCTGGTTGCGGGGATCTGAAAGCGAATTGAATGACGTGGTTTCATTCAGAACCCGGAACCAATCCATCACGGACCACTTCCGTGGTGCGGTGGAGCGCATCCGCGTGGGACGCCGGAATTTCCCTGTAGCCATGCTCTTGATCGGCATTGAAGGAAAAGCGAACATCGATGATGCATGGTCGGCCGTGGAGAAAATCCTGCATTCAGCACTGGTGATCGAAGACGTCGAAACTGAAGACCTAAAACCGTGA
- a CDS encoding transcription termination/antitermination NusG family protein yields MTGLSDKFAWYCLRSKTKREHIAAAFVEQQCETEVFAPRIAVWRKTRSGRKLFVEALFPGYFFARFQWGQSGRRILSAQGVTGVVRFGNKVPSVSDLIIADLQATMREVSAAGGQGVGLEEGEIVEILTGCFKGSTGRVTKVSGRADRVSILIDFLGRSVNIDLPRSSLLASETTEVVVPEQFLRSCRI; encoded by the coding sequence GTGACCGGTCTGAGTGACAAGTTTGCCTGGTATTGCCTGCGATCCAAGACCAAGCGGGAGCACATCGCAGCTGCTTTTGTCGAGCAACAGTGTGAAACGGAAGTATTTGCACCGCGGATTGCGGTCTGGCGGAAAACCCGAAGTGGGCGCAAATTGTTCGTCGAAGCCCTCTTCCCCGGCTATTTCTTTGCTCGTTTCCAATGGGGTCAATCAGGGCGGCGGATTCTGTCGGCTCAAGGTGTTACGGGGGTCGTTCGGTTCGGCAACAAGGTGCCGTCCGTGTCTGACCTAATCATTGCCGATCTGCAGGCGACGATGCGAGAAGTCAGTGCAGCAGGTGGGCAAGGTGTCGGCTTGGAGGAAGGCGAAATCGTCGAGATTCTGACCGGTTGCTTCAAGGGTTCGACGGGTCGAGTAACCAAGGTGTCGGGGAGAGCCGATCGGGTTTCGATCCTGATCGATTTCCTCGGCCGATCGGTAAACATAGACCTTCCAAGATCGTCGTTACTGGCCAGCGAAACGACGGAGGTTGTTGTTCCCGAGCAATTCCTGCGATCCTGTAGAATTTGA
- a CDS encoding glycosyltransferase family 4 protein has product MKIAIYHNLTSGGSKRELYEFTKEFHRRGHTIDLYRPATANEDYLPLNAFVRFDKVYPLEPVKRISGSLPALRNHLNVIGTFRTLSRLDKVARRIASDIDLEGYDFAFLHHDRIVQSPYVGRYLVCPTVYFCAEPMRRFYEPRIDRQFGPARKRSARLAEWWYSPSQNALERAIKRLDRENLASIDVLVTNSHYSNETIYRAYGRRASVIHLGVDTDKFVPPEPPRPDRYILSVGAVAPLKGYDFLIRSVGLIDKPSRLPVIIVGNTASASEVNHLTDLAGECSVDLSFRVDVSESELVALYQGATVYAYTAIMEPMGLSPLEALACGVPVVAVSEGGVRETMRCPGASTLTERFEAPFARELTRVIHELECRVEIGHQARQYILDYWTWPHACERMIAALAQNGLLKD; this is encoded by the coding sequence TTGAAAATCGCGATTTACCACAATCTGACGTCAGGAGGAAGTAAACGGGAACTATACGAGTTCACGAAGGAGTTCCATCGACGCGGACACACAATAGACCTCTACCGTCCCGCCACCGCCAACGAAGACTACCTTCCGCTCAACGCTTTTGTCCGCTTCGATAAGGTCTATCCTCTGGAGCCGGTCAAACGGATTAGTGGGAGTCTGCCCGCTCTCCGCAATCACCTCAATGTGATCGGCACTTTCCGGACTCTGAGCAGACTCGATAAGGTTGCGCGTCGGATCGCATCGGACATCGACTTGGAAGGATATGACTTCGCCTTCCTTCATCATGACAGGATCGTGCAGAGCCCATACGTCGGGCGATATCTTGTCTGCCCAACGGTCTATTTCTGCGCCGAGCCCATGCGCCGATTCTACGAACCCAGGATTGATCGCCAGTTTGGGCCGGCCAGAAAGAGGTCAGCTCGACTAGCCGAGTGGTGGTACAGCCCTTCGCAAAACGCCCTCGAGCGTGCCATCAAGCGACTAGACCGGGAGAATCTAGCCTCCATCGACGTGTTGGTGACCAATTCGCACTATTCGAACGAAACGATCTATCGCGCCTACGGTCGTCGGGCGTCCGTCATCCACCTTGGAGTCGATACCGACAAATTCGTCCCGCCGGAACCCCCACGGCCCGATCGGTATATCCTGAGTGTTGGCGCAGTTGCGCCCCTAAAGGGCTATGACTTTCTCATCCGATCTGTCGGGCTGATCGACAAGCCGAGCCGATTGCCGGTGATTATCGTGGGCAATACGGCCAGCGCGTCAGAAGTGAACCACCTCACAGATCTGGCTGGCGAATGCTCGGTTGACCTAAGCTTTAGGGTGGACGTCTCCGAGTCCGAGTTGGTTGCCCTCTACCAGGGCGCTACCGTCTACGCCTATACCGCGATCATGGAACCGATGGGGTTGAGTCCGCTGGAGGCCCTCGCCTGCGGCGTGCCGGTGGTCGCCGTGAGCGAAGGCGGGGTCCGTGAAACCATGCGCTGCCCCGGAGCCTCTACCCTCACCGAGCGTTTCGAGGCGCCTTTCGCCCGAGAGCTGACCCGGGTCATCCATGAGTTGGAATGTCGAGTGGAAATCGGACACCAGGCCCGTCAATACATTCTAGACTACTGGACGTGGCCCCACGCCTGCGAGCGAATGATCGCTGCCCTCGCCCAAAACGGATTGCTCAAAGACTGA
- a CDS encoding MraY family glycosyltransferase produces MGELNSIQKLLLSVFVLGGGAVSFASVVFLTKLVKDFAIRRNLVDAGGGRKVHKTPTPRLGGVAIFGGFSIGLGCLWVMAQFMPSIAEFVRFPHPAVITGALIMCAYGLVDDLMGLKPWEKLVGQSLMAVVVILGGYRFSVGSYTLNQLGIEPDLVLIPLTFVWILGVVNAVNLIDGMDGLATGVAFMVVGSLTAAMALAGGQVGFAFEAAFLGALIGFLVYNFHPAKIFMGDSGSLFIGFILATYALPVTTKAATVYGFLIPVAALGLPLLDTTMAFVRRIMKGTSPFMADKDHIHHRISLMFGLCHRDTVFALYGITMVFGVTAVALATGQFLVAMASVTVALIVVGVMLSKLGYFQPRRLLFRSFVTVLSGFERFRIPEVSQARAVHLATKEHT; encoded by the coding sequence GTGGGGGAACTTAACTCAATCCAGAAGCTCTTGCTGTCCGTTTTCGTCCTTGGGGGCGGGGCGGTCAGTTTTGCGTCGGTCGTTTTCCTGACGAAGTTGGTCAAGGATTTCGCGATCCGCCGCAATCTGGTTGATGCTGGGGGTGGACGCAAGGTTCACAAGACTCCGACGCCCCGCCTGGGCGGTGTGGCCATCTTCGGTGGTTTCAGCATCGGTCTCGGATGCCTCTGGGTGATGGCGCAGTTCATGCCCTCAATTGCGGAGTTTGTGCGTTTCCCGCACCCGGCGGTCATCACGGGTGCCCTCATCATGTGCGCATACGGATTGGTCGACGACCTGATGGGTTTGAAGCCCTGGGAGAAACTGGTCGGCCAGTCGCTCATGGCGGTGGTGGTCATTCTGGGCGGCTACCGTTTCTCGGTCGGCTCCTATACGTTGAATCAGCTCGGGATCGAGCCGGATCTGGTTCTGATTCCCCTCACTTTCGTTTGGATCCTTGGTGTTGTTAACGCCGTCAACTTGATTGACGGGATGGACGGACTGGCAACCGGGGTCGCTTTCATGGTGGTCGGCAGTCTGACTGCCGCCATGGCCTTGGCGGGTGGGCAAGTCGGGTTTGCTTTTGAAGCAGCCTTCCTGGGAGCCCTGATCGGCTTCCTGGTCTACAATTTCCACCCGGCCAAGATCTTCATGGGCGATTCCGGAAGCCTGTTCATCGGCTTCATCCTGGCTACTTACGCGCTGCCGGTCACGACCAAGGCGGCGACGGTCTATGGCTTCCTGATCCCGGTGGCCGCGCTGGGCCTTCCTCTTCTCGACACCACGATGGCCTTTGTCCGTCGGATCATGAAAGGCACTTCGCCCTTCATGGCGGACAAGGATCATATCCATCACCGGATTTCCCTGATGTTCGGACTCTGCCACCGCGACACGGTCTTCGCGCTCTACGGGATCACCATGGTCTTCGGTGTGACCGCGGTTGCCCTGGCCACCGGCCAGTTCCTCGTCGCCATGGCCAGTGTGACCGTCGCCCTGATCGTGGTCGGCGTCATGCTTTCCAAGCTCGGCTACTTCCAGCCGCGGCGTCTTCTCTTTCGTTCTTTTGTCACAGTGCTTTCAGGGTTTGAGCGCTTCCGGATCCCGGAAGTCTCCCAAGCCCGGGCGGTTCATCTGGCGACAAAGGAACACACCTAA
- a CDS encoding PEP-CTERM sorting domain-containing protein, with amino-acid sequence MKKLLVITSAALIGLVSQATAALTVTNVGASDLATELRGLNKNDWAAATLSGMLNTGSGMFIQDNTVDDGPVPIAAGTTVVIESIYKQANFQNDFGVVVGNALAATLLTNLNLNESKKITSDSLDVQELGFAADVGGLNPAKSAGVVTSSMNNNVWTFVNAKTSKTHLLWLLEDFQEGVVGRDDDFNDFIVLGTISAVPEPSTIISLIAVGFLGFVTWRNRRKAKA; translated from the coding sequence ATGAAAAAACTACTAGTAATAACTTCGGCAGCGTTGATTGGGCTCGTTTCCCAGGCAACGGCTGCTTTGACCGTCACGAATGTTGGCGCCTCTGATCTGGCGACCGAACTTCGTGGACTGAACAAGAACGATTGGGCAGCTGCGACATTGTCCGGCATGCTCAACACCGGTTCCGGCATGTTCATCCAAGACAATACGGTTGATGATGGACCGGTCCCGATCGCTGCGGGAACGACTGTCGTGATTGAGAGCATCTACAAGCAGGCCAATTTCCAGAACGATTTTGGCGTGGTTGTGGGGAATGCACTTGCCGCAACTCTGCTGACCAACCTCAATCTGAACGAGAGCAAGAAGATCACTTCGGATTCGCTCGATGTTCAGGAGCTCGGTTTTGCAGCTGATGTCGGCGGACTCAACCCGGCAAAGTCCGCTGGGGTGGTGACGTCGTCTATGAACAACAATGTTTGGACCTTCGTCAATGCGAAGACCAGCAAAACCCACCTGCTCTGGCTCCTCGAGGATTTCCAGGAAGGTGTGGTCGGTCGCGACGATGACTTCAATGACTTCATTGTTCTCGGCACCATCAGTGCGGTTCCGGAGCCTTCCACGATCATTTCTCTGATCGCAGTCGGTTTCCTCGGATTCGTCACCTGGCGCAATCGTCGCAAGGCCAAGGCCTGA